In Plasmodium vinckei vinckei genome assembly, chromosome: PVVCY_01, one DNA window encodes the following:
- a CDS encoding PIR protein CIR protein — MANEACKLLRKADAYFKNENVDVTKFDKSNLFTYKCPKKGEKYECTTNNERINALGVNLYQNIYKIANTLNGTGDNGNRHIEIFIMWLSDKLYKLEANKTQTLEESYKNNLEKHTGNYKYWNILDSKQSYKKANVWYMSELYRLLNCICNIVIEYKKKNKNKEKIENYSSQCYQEFNNVYNIVKNCYSYFHLLKFLKSIYDDIRNHAIKDANNKKEAIRKAFITNNTFKKAVSPHKANLGEAFEQILNGSTISLIDLTTSDWNQKFLDVSDKILDFHTQVCINSHSELMEEVKKQQELESKNQPKAPPQTQHLGSLPLLSQDQDSPSSQKGTPLQKPQEGEPNSQNEPKTLDNSKENTGGANDNKGNPNDGSNDSTSSDPATSTPGGNFYWGSLFNGSLFNRTEIFNKASQFIDKSRQTVKEVTDKISSAYTNAVDNLKSAYTVSNNYISGVVSSVTDKLSSFGTFQLSDDQSGSNSLGGGVDTSDPSQPKSPPPLQSLPSSPSDSQTRSDPPSQKSLGSQTSTTTIQQIAPTGGNIASQTPPSGQGTLSISGNNSSNTKNENLITMANVKMKEAPSIWCIGTNTKCDITRISIIVISIFAFLAIMYKYISLGCTSKSKRKKTIKKVINSIGGKRPVQIIIKSYDRNKDLKPVINSVGRKKDSLLNIYKLMQADPVPFINLFFLLIFFVYKKKINYLEL, encoded by the exons atgGCCAATGAAGCa TGCAAATTACTTCGCAAGGCTgatgcatattttaaaaatgaaaatgtcGATGTGACCAAATTTGATAAATCCAATTTATTCACATATAAATGCCCTAAAAAAGgggaaaaatatgaatgtaCAACTAATAATGAAAGAATTAACGCATTGGGAGTAAATTTAtaccaaaatatatataaaattgctAATACGTTAAACGGAACAGGAGATAATGGCAACCGACATATTGagatttttataatgtgGCTAAGcgataaattatataagttAGAAGCAAACAAGACCCAAACCTTGGAAGAatcttataaaaataatctaGAGAAACATACaggaaattataaatattggaATATTTTAGATAGTAAACAGAGTTATAAGAAAGCTAATGTTTGGTATATGAGTGAATTATATAGATTACTCAATtgtatatgtaatatagttattgaatataaaaaaaaaaataagaacaAAGAGAAAATCGAAAATTATTCTTCCCAATGCTACCAGgaatttaataatgtttataacattgttaaaaattgctattcatattttcatttattaaagttcttaaaaagtatatatgatGATATTAGAAATCATGCTATTAAAGACgctaataataaaaaagaggCTATTAGAAAAGCCTTTATTACGAATAATACTTTTAAAAAGGCTGTTTCCCCCCATAAAGCTAATTTAGGCGAAGCATTTgaacaaatattaaatgGTTCAACTATTTCTCTTATAGATCTAACTACATCGGATTGGAACCAAAAGTTTCTAGATGTTTCTGATAAAATACTTGATTTCCATACTCAAGTATGTATTAATTCACATTCTGAATTGATGGAAGAGGTGAAAAAACAACAAGAACTTGAATCAAAAAATCAACCGAAAGCACCCCCCCAAACACAACACCTAGGATCACTACCACTACTATCACAAGACCAAGATTCACCATCTTCACAAAAAGGAACTCCATTACAAAAACCTCAAGAAGGAGAACCAAATAGTCAAAATGAACCAAAGACTTTAGACAATAGTAAAGAAAATACAGGGGGTGCAAATGACAATAAAGGAAATCCAAATGATGGATCAAATGATTCCACATCAAGTGATCCTGCAACAAGTACACCAGGAGGAAATTTTTATTGGGGGTCATTATTTAATGGATCCCTATTCAATAGAACcgaaatttttaataaagcTTCCCAATTTATTGACAAAAGCCGTCAAACAGTTAAAGAAGTTACGGATAAAATCAGTAGTGCATATACTAACGCTGtggataatttaaaaagtgcTTACACTGTAtctaataattatattagtGGAGTTGTTAGTAGTGTAACTGACAAATTAAGTTCATTCGGTACTTTTCAATTAAGTGATGATCAATCTGGATCCAATAGTTTAGGGGGTGGGGTGGATACATCTGATCCATCACAACCCAAATCGCCACCTCCACTACAATCTCTACCATCATCTCCATCAGATTCACAAACTCGATCAGATCCACCATCACAAAAATCACTCGGTTCACAGACTAGCACTACAACAATTCAACAAATTGCACCTACTGGTGGAAATATAGCATCTCAAACACCACCGTCTGGTCAAGGTACATTATCAATTTCTGGTAACAATTCTTCAAATACAAAAAACGAAAACTTAATTACTATGGCAAATGTTAAAATGAAAGAAGCTCCATCAATATGGTGTATAGGAACGAATACCAAATGTGACATAACGAGGATTAGTATTATAGTTATTTCAATATTCGCTTTTTTAGCAATTATGTATaag tATATATCACTTGGGTGTACAAGCAAATcgaagagaaaaaaaaccaTAAAAAAGGTTATAAATTCAATTGGAGGGAAAAGACCGgttcaaataattataaaatcataTGATAGGAACAAAGACCTAAAACCGGTTATAAATTCAGTTGGTAGAAAAAAAGattcattattaaatatatacaaacttATGCAGGCTGATCCTGtaccatttattaatttattttttttgttaattttttttgtttataaaaaaaaaataaattatttagaattataa
- a CDS encoding PIR protein CIR protein — translation MNACDTFREIDELFIDYENNEDKFNTDYGLYNKYCPVKSGYKRCETNYEKLSAVSGYAYTKLMQNDKVDLDSGYDPSVDFLVMGLSDRLYKLSGDHSLSIKDAFKKYLGNPMGGFNHWNILYNKKEFMGFNIGIMNGFYLLFKQICETISIFEKPNTQQHEYIHSVAQCYIMYNILYNFVNQCDPYLRLLDHLKKIYNEVIEAVIKVNNNDESLGSNLIKISLIDKSEFGFEFNTKGCRKMHKKLEQNISRIKKKPQDEYEEKDEFSTLTELLGSDDENPAGDDSDDDPVSDDDLEDTSQGTPQVLPPGPPQALKLQEPAPPSQPIQSQSDSDPSTADSPPQNGSSSQTPQTGGSSSGNGTPGDGSSDPASSTPGGSFNLGSSLFKFLLNGGEKLNKTSQFIEKNRQTFKDAAKKINDAYNETVNNLKSAYSVSSSYISGFINNITSHLNNIDAPFKPDDDPSGPGKSINGGDPPSQLSSNSPTAPLTTEIDPTDPSTSKKDPPPNPAPSPAPQKQPSSQSHHIIHQTPQVPVQVNQLNSQQIGQLTKSPSSDPILKKTWNIFPTTWNGSGNCKPEIKFMNTTLVCCTYEQCSLTGISVTLILIPTILLIAYKYLSFGSSKKSKKKNMKRVIKLVDGNRKTQIIIKSYDRNKDLKPVINSVDRRKDPLLNIYKLMQADPIPFINLFFLLIFFVYKRKENVLEL, via the exons ATGAACGCg TGTGATACATTTCGTGAAATTGATGAACTTTTTATCGACTATGAGAACAATGAGGACAAATTTAACACTGATTATggattatataataagtaTTGCCCTGTAAAAAGTGGATATAAAAGATGTGAAActaattatgaaaaactGAGCGCCGTTTCTGgatatgcatatacaaaattaatgcAAAATGATAAGGTGGATCTAGATAGTGGATATGACCCAAGTGTTGATTTTTTGGTCATGGGATTGTCTGAtagattatataaattatcagGAGATCATAGTTTATCTATAAAAGATGCAtttaagaaatatttaGGTAATCCTATGGGTGGTTTTAATCATTGgaacatattatataataaaaaggaatTTATGGGTTTTAACATTGGTATTATGAATGGgttttatcttttatttaagCAAATTTGTGAAACAATTagtatatttgaaaaaccTAATACACAACAACACGAATACATACATAGTGTTGCCCAAtgttatattatgtataacatactttataattttgttaatcAGTGTGATCCGTATCTTCGATTATTggatcatttaaaaaaaatatataatgaggTGATAGAAGCTGTTATTAAAGTCAATAACAATGACGAATCCTTAGGTAGTAaccttataaaaatttcatTGATCGATAAAAGCGAGTTTGGATTTGAATTCAATACTAAAGGATGCCGaaaaatgcataaaaagttagaacaaaatatatccaGGATTAAAAAGAAGCCACAAGATGAATACGAGGAAAAAGACGAATTTAGTACTTTAACCGAATTATTAGGTTCTGATGATGAAAATCCTGCTGGTGATGATTCTGATGATGATCCCGTTAGTGATGATGACTTGGAAGATACCTCACAAGGAACACCACAAGTATTACCACCAGGACCACCACAAGCTCTAAAACTACAGGAACCAGCACCACCATCACAACCAATACAATCACAATCAGATTCAGACCCATCAACAGCAGATTCACCACCACAAAATGGTAGCTCATCACAAACACCTCAAACAGGAGGTTCAAGTAGTGGAAACGGAACCCCTGGTGATGGATCAAGTGATCCAGCATCAAGTACACCAGGAGGATCTTTTAATTTGGGGTCAtcactttttaaatttttattaaatggaGGGGAAAAATTGAATAAAACTTCCCaatttattgaaaaaaatcgTCAAACTTTTAAAGATGCTGCGAAGAAAATCAATGATGCATATAATGAAACTgtgaataatttaaaaagtgcTTACAGTGTGTCTAGTAGTTATATTAGTggatttattaataatataacaagCCATTTGAATAACATTGATGCTCCTTTTAAACCAGATGATGACCCGTCTGGGCCCGGAAAATCAATAAATGGAGGAGATCCACCAAGCCAATTATCATCAAATTCACCAACTGCACCGCTAACTACAGAAATAGATCCAACAGATCCATCAACTTCAAAAAAAGATCCACCACCAAACCCAGCACCCAGTCCAGCACCACAAAAACAACCATCTTCCCAATCACATCATATCATACATCAAACCCCACAAGTCCCAGTTCAAGTCAATCAGCTTAACTCCCAACAAATTGGTCAATTGACAAAATCGCCAAGTTCTGACccaattttgaaaaaaacatggAATATATTTCCAACTACATGGAATGGGTCAGGGAATTGTAAAcctgaaataaaatttatgaataCCACGTTAGTATGTTGCACATATGAACAATGTAGTTTAACTGGTATTTCAGTTACCCTTATTTTAATACCcactattttattaattgcatataag tatttatcatttggatcatcaaaaaaatcgaaaaaaaaaaacatgaaaaGAGTTATAAAATTAGTTGATGGAAACCGAAAGacacaaataattataaaatcataTGATAGGAACAAAGACCTAAAACCGGTTATAAATTCAGTTGATAGAAGAAAAGAtccattattaaatatatacaaacttATGCAGGCTGATCCTATACCattcattaatttattttttttgttaattttttttgtctataaaagaaaagaaaatgttttggaattataa
- a CDS encoding PIR protein CIR protein → MTQPSYNIKDVYSEIFTTNDYFGDDNGQFRVNTQHKSINDYCGSWRDSGKDDCHNYIQLAICGFIYLLKNFKKYILDYDKLVEYAILWLSYKLNEAPKECNIKLNEFYTKYIETNNHYNNIINDDDNMTYKNIINKKKDLMNMDINEISKFNALFYILFFSYYLSHLGYQDCKQFSLYPISFANNFNELNEDSNNIEGSLYTQILSTLSNDYKNLKNIYDDKDKSCKFPDLPKIEPKKNSGQNTLESSVEKSVKDSEQTLRQPSYNIKDVYSAINTIDGYFYEKNENGGSSLSVNESIHQYCNYENTTEDGKCQNYFEMASSGVIHLLEMLNDKFDSKYDKLAEYVILWLSYKLNRHLNYSGTNLNDFYTKYIETNDNYNIKINDNANDSPNYKDIINKNKDLMNTNEISKFNAPFSSLLLLYNGIKGNNLDCTKYSSYPKLFASEFENLNNDSNIIGNASFRKLLYILSDDYNNFKNKYGNDKSCDFPTLSPVKTSSSSSIASKLIPGLSAFAIPALFGIAYKTIYKKKIKKNKEENET, encoded by the exons ATGACCCAGCCatcttataatattaagGATGTg taTAGTGAAATTTTTACGACCAATGACTATTTTGGGGATGATAATGGCCAATTTAGAGTTAATACACAACACAAATCAATCAACGATTATTGTGGTTCCTGGAGGGACTCAGGAAAAGATGATTgtcataattatattcaaTTGGCTATTTGtggttttatttatttgctaaaaaattttaagaaGTATATTTTAGATTATGATAAACTTGTCGAATACGCAATTTTATGGTTAAGTTATAAACTAAATGAAGCCCCAAAAGAATGTAACatcaaattaaatgaattttatactaaatatatagaaacaaataaccattataataatataataaatgatgatgataatatgacttataagaatattataaacaaaaaaaaagatttgATGAATATGgatattaatgaaatatctaaatttaatgccctattttatatattatttttttcctattATTTATCTCATTTGGGATATCAGGATTGCAAACAATTTTCGCTTTATCCTATATCGTTTgctaataattttaatgaacTCAATGAAGAttctaataatatagaagGCAGTCTATATACTCAAATATTGTCTACATTATCGaatgattataaaaatttaaaaaatatatatgatgataAAGATAAATCTTGCAAATTTCCAGATCTTCCAAAAATAGAacctaaaaaaaattctggACAAAATACTTTAGAAAGTTCTGTAGAAAAATCTGTAAAAGATTCTGAACAAACATTGAGACAGCCatcttataatattaagGATGTg taTAGTGCAATTAATACGATCGATGGCTATTTTTATGAGAAGAATGAAAATGGAGGATCATCTTTATCAGTTAATGAATCAATCCACCAATATTGTAATTATGAGAATACCACAGAAGATGGTAAAtgtcaaaattattttgaaatgGCTAGTTCTGGTGTTATTCATTTGTTAGAAATGTTAAATGACAAATTTGattcaaaatatgataaactTGCCGAATACGTTATTTTATGGTTAAGTTATAAACTAAATCgacatttaaattatagtGGCAccaatttaaatgatttttatactaaatatatagaaacaaatgataattataatattaaaataaatgataatgcTAATGATAGTCCAAATTATAaggatattataaataaaaataaagatttGATGAATACTAATGAAATATCTAAATTTAATGCTCCATTTAGTAGTTTACTTTTATTGTATAATGGAATTAAAGGGAACAATCTGGATTGCACAAAATATTCGAGTTATCCTAAATTGTTTGCTAGTGAATTTGAAAATCTTAATAATGATTCTAATATTATTGGAAATGCTTCATTCAGAaaattattgtatatattatcagatgattataacaattttaaaaataaatatggtaATGATAAATCTTGCGATTTTCCAACCCTTTCACCGGTAAAAACATCATCAAGTTCGTCGATAGCAAGCAAATTAATTCCAGGTTTATCGGCATTTGCAATACCAGCGCTCTTTGGAATTGCTTATAAg acaatatataagaaaaaaattaaaaaaaataaagaagaaaatgaaacataa
- a CDS encoding PIR protein CIR protein has protein sequence MNVNMCQIFNPIWADFPDSLNKDGNYNFKNDNIVNSYCNNDNCPTDLDKINVACFVLFEIFFKDSNSIMENAKNNINIAGYILGWLSYMLSLKENDGISNLQDFYDKYIKGKDKYNKKIDNFAGYTSYQNLIDKYKELMTIKITNMPNFYVPLKSLCDMYTECIRSNSDCTNCLEKAKDFDSKYKEFNERSDIKGNNSYMNILYSLSIDYNNLKKYLSKNCNDPSDISSFPEIGPPQGSFEIFEATSSSSSIASKLIPVLLIFSAIPVFLGIAYKYSLFGFDKRFHRQYLREKIKKITKKMNHYI, from the exons ATGAATGTAAATATG tGCCAAATTTTTAATCCTATATGGGCGGATTTTCCCGATAGTTTGAACAAAGATGGAaactataattttaaaaatgataatatagtTAATTCATATtgtaataatgataattgTCCAACTGATCTcgataaaattaatgttGCATGTTTCgttttatttgaaatattttttaaggaTTCTAATTCGATTATGgaaaatgcaaaaaataatatcaatATTGCTGGATATATTTTGGGATGGTTAAGTTATATGTTAAGTTTAAAGGAAAATGATGGAATCAGCAATCTACAAGatttttatgataaatatataaagggTAAAGATAAGtataataagaaaataGATAATTTTGCGGGGTATACAAGTTATCAGAATCTtatagataaatataaggAATTGATGACTATTAAGATTACAAATATGcctaatttttatgttccATTAAAATCATTATGTGACATGTATACTGAATGTATTAGAAGCAATTCAGATTGCACAAATTGCTTGGAAAAGGCCAAAGATTTTGATagcaaatataaagaatttaATGAACGTTCTGATATTAAAGGAAACAATtcatatatgaatatattgtATAGTTTATCAAttgattataataatttaaaaaagtatcTTTCTAAAAATTGCAATGATCCCAGCGATATTTCATCCTTTCCAGAGATAGGACCACCACAAGGTTCTTTCGAAATTTTTGAAGCTACATCATCAAGTTCGTCGATAGCAAGTAAATTAATTCCAGTTTTATTGATATTTTCTGCAATACCGGTTTTCTTGGGAATTGCTTATAag tatTCGTTATTCGGATTTGATAAACGATTTCATAGACAATATTTAAGggaaaagataaaaaaaataacgaagaaaatgaatcattatatatga